The Kiritimatiellaceae bacterium genome contains a region encoding:
- a CDS encoding dehydrogenase, translated as MPKIQNVCPKEVRKAGEITFKPIPVNQYKPDYKKEVKKYGVERLKKMYYDMLVVREFETMLNQIKVQGSYAGIEYNHPGPAHLSIGQEAAAVGQAVHLTTEDYIFGSHRSHGEILAKCLSAVYQLDDAQLTKIMDDFFGGATVKPVKDGSHKSVKDLAEDFVLYGTLAEIFARQNGFNKGLGGSMHAFFIPFGSMPNNALVGGSGDVSVGSALFKLINRKPGIVIANIGDASLGCGPVWEGFWMAAMDQYRTLWDKSFGAPPVLFNIMNNHYGMGGQTAGETMGYGMVARIGAGINPEQMHAERVDGYNPLAVADATERQKNILLEGKGPALLDVVTYRISGHSPSDASSYRSKEEIEAWEANDCVKLFGEYLISNGALTADDAAALKATVVAKVTKTLKLATDKTVSPYTDINIIEGVMYSNGKVEKFDDRKPDVLMPMEENPRVKKLAGKARYAFDADGKPIGANKLYTYRDGIFEAMIHRFYTDPTMIAYGEENRDWGGAFACYNGLTEAIPYHRLFNSPISEGAIVGSACGYALSGGRVCVELMYCDFMGRAGDEIFNQISKWQSMSAGILKMPLVLRISVGNKYGAQHSQDWTAMVNHIPGLKVYYPATTYDAKGMLNLALAGTDPVIFFESQKTYGIGEMFEKSGVPEGYYETPEGEPAVRREGKDLTIITVGPVLYTGIKAADALKAKYGLEAEVIDLRFVNPLNYDKIVASVKKTGRVLLASDSVERGSALHNIANNISQLCFDHLDAPPVVVGAKNWISPAAEMETDYYPQPDWMIDAIHQRILPLPGHVVKNNYTTGEMLRVARKGV; from the coding sequence ATGCCCAAGATTCAGAATGTTTGTCCCAAAGAAGTCCGCAAAGCGGGCGAAATCACTTTCAAGCCGATTCCGGTCAACCAGTACAAACCGGACTATAAGAAGGAAGTGAAAAAGTACGGCGTCGAGCGTCTGAAAAAGATGTACTACGACATGCTGGTTGTCCGCGAATTTGAAACCATGCTCAACCAAATCAAGGTGCAGGGCTCGTACGCGGGAATCGAATACAACCATCCCGGTCCGGCGCATCTTTCGATCGGTCAGGAAGCGGCCGCTGTCGGTCAGGCGGTTCACCTCACTACCGAAGACTACATCTTCGGCTCGCACCGCTCGCACGGCGAAATTCTCGCCAAGTGTCTCTCGGCGGTTTACCAGCTCGATGACGCTCAGCTTACCAAAATCATGGATGATTTTTTCGGCGGCGCCACGGTGAAGCCGGTGAAAGACGGCTCGCACAAGAGCGTCAAGGATCTCGCCGAAGATTTCGTACTCTACGGAACGCTGGCTGAAATTTTCGCCCGCCAGAACGGTTTCAATAAAGGTCTCGGCGGATCGATGCACGCGTTCTTTATTCCGTTTGGCTCTATGCCGAACAACGCGCTTGTCGGCGGCTCCGGCGACGTTTCTGTCGGCTCGGCACTCTTCAAGCTGATCAACCGCAAGCCCGGCATCGTCATCGCTAACATCGGCGACGCGTCGCTCGGTTGCGGCCCGGTCTGGGAAGGTTTCTGGATGGCCGCGATGGATCAGTACCGCACGCTGTGGGACAAGAGCTTCGGTGCGCCGCCGGTGCTGTTCAACATCATGAACAACCACTACGGCATGGGCGGACAGACCGCCGGCGAAACGATGGGCTACGGCATGGTCGCGCGCATCGGCGCCGGGATTAATCCGGAGCAGATGCACGCCGAGCGCGTGGACGGCTACAATCCGCTGGCCGTTGCCGACGCCACTGAACGGCAGAAAAATATTCTGCTCGAAGGCAAAGGCCCGGCGCTGCTCGACGTCGTCACCTACCGCATCTCCGGTCACTCACCGTCCGATGCTTCCTCCTACCGCTCCAAGGAAGAAATCGAAGCGTGGGAAGCCAACGACTGCGTCAAGCTGTTCGGTGAATACCTGATCAGCAACGGCGCACTGACCGCCGATGATGCTGCCGCGCTGAAAGCAACGGTTGTTGCCAAGGTCACCAAGACGCTCAAACTGGCCACCGACAAAACCGTTTCGCCGTACACCGATATCAACATCATCGAAGGTGTGATGTACTCCAACGGCAAGGTTGAAAAATTCGACGACCGCAAGCCGGACGTTCTGATGCCGATGGAAGAGAATCCGCGCGTCAAGAAGCTGGCCGGCAAAGCCCGCTATGCGTTCGACGCCGACGGCAAGCCGATCGGGGCCAACAAACTGTACACCTACCGCGACGGCATTTTTGAAGCGATGATTCACCGTTTCTACACCGATCCGACGATGATTGCGTACGGTGAAGAAAACCGTGACTGGGGCGGAGCGTTCGCTTGTTACAATGGTTTGACCGAAGCGATTCCGTATCACCGTCTGTTCAACTCGCCGATTTCCGAAGGCGCGATTGTCGGTTCCGCCTGCGGTTACGCGCTGAGCGGCGGCCGCGTCTGCGTCGAGCTGATGTATTGCGACTTCATGGGCCGCGCCGGTGACGAAATTTTCAACCAGATTTCCAAATGGCAGTCGATGTCCGCCGGTATCTTGAAGATGCCGCTGGTTCTGCGTATTTCTGTCGGTAACAAATACGGCGCGCAGCATTCGCAGGACTGGACCGCGATGGTTAATCACATTCCCGGCCTGAAGGTTTACTATCCCGCCACGACCTACGACGCAAAGGGTATGCTCAACCTCGCGCTGGCCGGAACCGACCCCGTTATCTTCTTTGAATCGCAGAAGACCTACGGCATCGGCGAAATGTTCGAGAAGAGCGGCGTACCGGAAGGCTACTACGAAACGCCGGAAGGCGAACCGGCTGTTCGTCGCGAAGGTAAAGACCTGACGATCATCACGGTCGGTCCGGTGCTTTACACCGGCATCAAGGCCGCTGACGCGCTGAAGGCCAAGTACGGCCTGGAAGCTGAAGTGATCGACCTGCGCTTCGTCAACCCGCTTAACTACGACAAGATCGTGGCGTCGGTGAAGAAGACCGGCCGCGTGCTGCTGGCGTCGGACTCTGTGGAGCGCGGAAGCGCGCTGCACAACATCGCCAACAATATTTCGCAGCTTTGCTTCGACCACCTCGACGCTCCGCCGGTTGTTGTCGGCGCCAAGAACTGGATTTCGCCCGCCGCCGAAATGGAAACGGATTATTATCCGCAGCCCGACTGGATGATCGATGCGATTCATCAGCGCATTCTGCCGCTGCCGGGCCATGTCGTGAAAAACAACTACACCACCGGCGAAATGCTGCGCGTTGCCCGCAAAGGAGTGTAA
- a CDS encoding PHP domain-containing protein, with amino-acid sequence MQEINNHVHSTYSFSPYAPAEIPAKAKEAGLGTVGIMDHDSVSGCEEFLDAAKAVGIAATAGCEIRVNMDGTLVEGRKTNNPDEPNVSYIAFHGIPRTQLKAVEKFLKPIHDARIARDRKEVGLLNAKLAKLGAPQLDFDADVMAISEAANGGSITERHILYALSLKLIAAYGKGQKLIDFVEQQMKIPMPEKLKTVLLDMNNPHYAYDLLGVFKSALVPEFFILSDKDECINVVNAVKFANDIGAIPAYAYLGDVGESPTGDKKAEKFEDDYLDELVPELKKIGFKAITYMPPRNTKPQLLRLQKLCQANGLMEISGVDINSSRQEFNCPILLEPEFRHLVDAAWALIAHEKLAAENPQLGIFNPQNPLAAQPLEKRIAKYADIGMRIDHTQPERAIELI; translated from the coding sequence ATGCAGGAAATCAATAATCACGTTCATTCGACTTACTCGTTCAGCCCTTACGCTCCGGCGGAAATTCCCGCCAAGGCGAAAGAGGCAGGGTTGGGTACGGTCGGAATTATGGATCATGATTCGGTTTCCGGTTGCGAAGAGTTTCTAGATGCGGCCAAGGCGGTCGGCATTGCCGCCACCGCCGGTTGCGAAATCCGCGTCAACATGGATGGCACGTTGGTGGAAGGGCGCAAGACCAACAATCCGGACGAACCGAACGTCAGCTATATCGCTTTTCACGGCATTCCGCGCACGCAGTTAAAAGCGGTCGAGAAATTCCTGAAACCGATTCACGACGCGCGGATCGCCCGTGATCGGAAAGAAGTTGGGTTGCTCAACGCGAAGCTGGCGAAACTCGGCGCACCGCAACTCGATTTCGACGCGGACGTGATGGCGATTTCCGAAGCGGCCAACGGCGGGTCGATTACCGAGCGCCACATTCTTTATGCGCTGTCGCTGAAACTGATCGCGGCGTATGGCAAAGGGCAGAAGTTGATCGATTTTGTCGAACAGCAGATGAAAATTCCAATGCCTGAAAAATTGAAAACGGTTCTGCTGGATATGAACAACCCGCATTACGCTTATGACCTGCTCGGCGTGTTCAAATCGGCGCTGGTTCCGGAGTTTTTCATCCTGTCCGATAAAGACGAATGCATCAACGTCGTCAATGCCGTCAAATTCGCTAACGACATCGGCGCGATTCCGGCTTACGCCTATCTGGGCGACGTTGGCGAATCGCCGACCGGCGACAAGAAGGCTGAAAAATTTGAGGACGACTATCTCGACGAGTTAGTGCCGGAGCTGAAAAAGATCGGCTTCAAGGCGATCACCTACATGCCGCCGCGCAACACCAAGCCGCAGTTGCTTCGTTTGCAGAAACTCTGTCAGGCAAATGGCCTGATGGAAATCAGCGGCGTGGACATCAACAGCTCGCGGCAGGAGTTCAACTGCCCGATTCTACTTGAGCCGGAATTTCGCCATTTGGTGGATGCGGCGTGGGCGCTCATTGCGCATGAAAAACTGGCGGCGGAAAATCCGCAGCTTGGGATTTTTAATCCGCAGAATCCGCTGGCTGCCCAGCCTTTGGAAAAACGCATCGCGAAATATGCAGACATTGGAATGCGAATTGACCACACCCAACCGGAAAGGGCGATCGAACTGATATGA